The following are encoded in a window of Hemiscyllium ocellatum isolate sHemOce1 chromosome 46, sHemOce1.pat.X.cur, whole genome shotgun sequence genomic DNA:
- the LOC132836129 gene encoding gastrula zinc finger protein XlCGF49.1-like: MQEESTAHHVEKSHTCSECGQGFRQTSALSKHKRIHDMGRYSCDDCEKQFNSLSNLDSHRRCHSEERPFTCSTCGKAFTWSSSLAAHRRVHTGERPFTCSKCDKDFTFSSNLLRHQRVHSEERPITCFVCGKGFKNSAGLRKHEVIQTDEKPFECSDCGKRFKQSYHLQAHQRIHTREKPFSCSECGKGFSQHTNLVEHQWIHKKEKPIKCPECGKEFPHSSHLRAHQLVHTG, from the coding sequence ATGCAGGAAGAAAGCACCGCTCACCATGTGGAAAAATCGCACACGTGCTCAGAATGTGGACAAGGCTTCCGTCAAACATCCGCTCTGTCAAAGCACAAACGCATTCACGACATGGGGAGATATTCCTGTGATGATTGTGAGAAGCAATTCAATTCCTTATCCAACCTGGATTCCCATCGGCGCTGTCACTCCGAGGAAAGACCATTTACCTGCTCCACCTGTGGGAAGGCATTCACTTGGTCATCCAGCCTTGCGGCGCACCggcgagttcacactggggagagaccgttcACGTGCTCAAAGTGCGACAAAGACTTCACTTTTTCATCcaacctgctgagacaccagcgagttcacagtGAAGAGAGGCCGATCAcctgctttgtgtgtgggaagggattcaaaaATTCAGCTGGCCTGCGGAAGCACGAGGTCATTCAGACCGATGAGAAACCATTCGAGTGCTCCGATTGTGGAAAGAGGTTTAAGCAGTCATACCACCTGCAGGCCCACCAACGCATTCACACCagggagaagccattcagctgctcagagtgtgggaagggattcagtcagCACACTAACCTGGTGGAGCACCAGTGGATTCACAAGAAAGAGAAACCTATTAAATGTCCTGAATGTGGAAAGGAGTTTCCGCATTCCTCCCACTTGAGAGCGCATCAGCTCGTTCACACGGGTTAG
- the LOC132836124 gene encoding zinc finger protein 235-like — protein sequence MEKPWKCDDCGKAFNYRSRLEYHQRSHNVADSTDKPWKCEDCGKGFNYPSLLEIHRRTHTGEKPFICSVCGRGFSKSANLMLHQRVHTEERPFTCTYCGKRFRQSFTLSAHQRLHTGERPFICSVCGKGFTQSSILMIHQRSHTGEKPFTCSVCGKGFTQSANLVVHQRIHTKERPFSCTSCRKRFKSSSELLSHQRVHIGERPFTCSLCGKGFKNSSGLRKHEVIHTDEKPFECSDCGKRFKQSYHLRAHQRIHTGEKPFSCSECGKGFSQHTNLVKHQWIHKEEKPIKCPECGKGFTHSSRLRVHQLVHTG from the coding sequence ATGGAGAAGCCATGGAAATGTGATGACTGTGGTAAAGCGTTCAATTACCGATCCCGTTTGGAATATCATCAACGCAGTCACAATGTGGCTGACAGTACAGataaaccatggaaatgtgaggaTTGTGGTAAAGGATTCAATTATCCATCCCTGCTGGAAATTCATCGACGcactcacacaggggagaagccattcataTGCTCCGTATGTGGGAGGGGATTTTCTAAGTCAGCCAACCTTATGttacaccagcgagttcacactgaggagaggccattcacctgcacgtattgtgggaaaagattcagacagtctttcactctctctgcacACCAGCGACTTCatactggggagagaccattcatctgctctgtgtgtgggaaaggattcactcagtcctcCATCCTCATGATACACCAACGCagtcacacaggggagaagccatttACCTGTTCggtgtgtgggaaaggattcactcagtcagcTAACCTGGTAGTACACCAGCGAATTCACACTAaggagaggcctttcagctgcaCATCCTGTAGAAAGAGATTCAAATCTTCATCAGAACTCCTGtcacaccagcgagttcacattggcgagagaccattcacctgctccttgtgtgggaagggattcaaaaATTCATCTGGCCTGCGGAAACATGAGGTCATTCACACCGATGAGAAACCATTCGAGTGCTCTGATTGTGGAAAGAGGTTTAAGCAGTCATACCACCTGCGGGCACACCAACGCATTCACAcgggggagaagccattcagctgctcggagtgtgggaagggatttagtCAGCACACTAACTTGGTGAAACATCAGTGGATTCACAAGGAAGAGAAACCTATTAAATGTCCTGAATGTGGAAAGGGATTTACTCATTCCTCCCGCTTGAGAGTGCATCAGCTCGTTCACACGGGTTAG
- the LOC132836117 gene encoding zinc finger protein 420-like has translation MEKPWKCDDCGKAFIYRSRLEYHQRSHNVADSTDKPWKCEDCGKGFNYPSLLEIHRRTHTGEKPFICSVCGRGFSKSANLMLHQRVHTEERPFTCTYCGKRFRQSSTLTAHQRLHTGERPFTCSVCGKGFTQSSILMIHQRTHTGEKPFTCSMCGKGFTQSANLVVHQRIHTKERPFSCTSCRKRFKSSSELLSHQRVHIGERPFTCSLCGKGFTQSSALLTHQRNHTGEKPFSCSVCGKGFTQSANLVVHERIHTEERPFSCTQCGKSFRQLSTLTAHQRVHTRERPFTCSVCGKGFTQLASLTLHQRIHREERPFSCTHCGKGFRQSSDLTAHQRIHTGEKPFICSVCGKGFTHSSGLWSHQRVHTEEKPFSCSACGKGFRQSSYLRSHQRVHTGEKPFTCFVCGKAFARSSNCLIHQRIHSEENPFSCVFCGKSFRQASTLNAHQRVHTGERLFTCSTCGKGFPWSSQLLTHQRVHTGERPFTCSVCGKGFTRSFNLMLHQRAHTCHQSLDSAVIDPADQTQE, from the coding sequence ATGGAGAAGCCATGGAAATGTGATGACTGCGGTAAAGCGTTCATTTACCGATCCCGTTTGGAATATCATCAACGCAGTCACAATGTGGCTGACAGTACAGataaaccatggaaatgtgaggaTTGTGGTAAAGGATTCAATTATCCATCCCTGCTGGAAATTCATCGACGcactcacacaggggagaagccattcataTGCTCCGTATGTGGGAGGGGATTTTCTAAGTCAGCCAACCTCATGctacaccagcgagttcacactgaggagagGCCATTTACTTGCACTTATTGTGGGAAAAGATTCAGACAGTCGTCTACCCTCACCGCACATCAGCGACTTCATACTGGGGAGagaccgttcacctgctctgtgtgtgggaaaggattcactcagtcctcCATCCTGATGATACACCAACGTactcacacaggggagaagccatttACCTGTTCgatgtgtgggaaaggattcactcagtcagcTAACCTGGTAGTACACCAGCGAATTCACACTAaggagaggcctttcagctgcaCATCCTGTAGAAAGAGATTCAAATCTTCATCAGAACTCCTAtcacaccagcgagttcacattggcgagagaccattcacctgctccttgtgtgggaagggatttactcaGTCATCTGCCCTACTGACACACCAGCGAAATCACACTGGCGAGAAGCCATTCAGCTGCTCggtgtgtgggaagggcttcactcAGTCGGCTAACCTTGTGGTACATGAGCGAATTCACACGGAggaaaggccattcagctgcaCGCAATGCGGAAAAAGTTTCAGGCAGTTATCCACCCTCACTGCACATCAGCGGGTACACACTAGGGaaagaccattcacctgctctgtgtgtgggaagggatttactcaGTTAGCCAGCCTCACATTGCACCAGCGAATTCATCGcgaggagaggccgttcagctgcactcattgtgggaagggattcaggcAGTCTTCCGATCTCACTGCACACCAGCgaatccacactggggagaagccatttaTCTGCTCCgtatgtgggaagggattcacccATTCGTCTGGCCTTTGGTCACACCAACGAGTTCACACCGAGGAGAAGCCATTCAGCTGCAGTGCTTGTGGAAAGGGATTCAGGCAGTCATCCTACCTCCGGTCACATCAGCgggttcacacaggggagaagccattcacctgctTTGTGTGTGGCAAGGCATTTGCTCGGTCTTCAAACTGCTTGATACACCAGCGAATTCACTCTGAGGAGAATCCATTCAGCTGCGTCTTCTGTGGAAAGAGTTTCAGACAGGCATCCACCCTTAAtgcacaccagcgagttcacactggggagagactatTTACCTGTTCTACGTGTGGGAAGGGATTCCCTTGGTCATCCCAACTGCTTACACatcagcgggttcacactggggagagaccattcacctgctccgtgtgcgggaagggattcaccCGGTCCTTCAACCTAATGTTACATCAGCGCGCTCATACGTGTCATCAGAGTTTGGACTCTGCTGTTATTGATCCTGCTGATCAGACCCAGGAATAA